The genomic segment GATGTCGGTGCGCGTTTCGAGATCTACCGTATTCTGCGGTCGGTCGCGGCGTCCGGGACGCCTGTCGTGGTCAACTCATCCGATGCCGTTGAACTCGAGGGGCTGTGCGACAAGGTCATTGTTCTGTCGCGTGGCCATGTCGTTGCAACATTGACCGGCGATGACGTGACGGAGGAGACCATTGTCGCGGCAGCCGTTCAGGCAGATACGCATGGTGGCCACGTCATTTCGGAAAAACCAAGCGGTTTCGGTGGCTTGCGGCAGTTCCTGCAGTCGGATAATGCCCCGGCCGTGCCACTGGCAATCGTCATCGCCCTGCTTGGACTTTACGTCTACGGCCAGAATGAAAACTTTCTGTCGGCCTACAATGTCTACAACATATTGCTGCTTGCGACCGCACTCGGCTTCATCGCGCTCGGCCAGACGATCGCGCTTCTGATGGGCGGGATTGATCTGTCGGTCGGTCCGCTTGCCGGTTTTCTCGTGGTCTGCGCATCCTTCTTTGTCAATGACGGGCAGTCGGCGCCCATGATCATCGCGGGCTTCGCACTCATGCTTTCGGGGGCCGTTGCGGTCGGTTTGGTCAACGGCATCTTGATCCGGTTCGGGAATTTCACGCCGATTGCAGCAACGCTTTCGATGTATATAGCGATCCAGGGATGCAGCTTTCTTCTGCGAGACAATCCGGACGGGTACATCAATACGACCGTTTCCGAATGGATCAACTGGCAATGGGGACCATTCCCGGTCGCTTTTCTCGTTCTGATCACTCTGGCATGCTTTGCTGAATACTGCCTGCGCGCGACACGTGTCGGCTGGCGGCTACGCGCAGTCGGATCGAACGAGGCGACAGCCCGCCGGATCGGCACACCGGTCAACGCGACATTCGTCGGCGGCTACATTGCTTGCTCCTTGTTGACTGCTCTCGGCGCCATCATGCTGATGACACAGATTGGCGTTGGCGATCCGCGGCAGGGCGTCAGCTATACGCTGGCCAGCATCACCGCAGTCGTTCTTGGCGGAACGAGCCTTGCGGGTGGGCGCGGCACATTCATTGGTTCCGTGCTTGGCGCCATTCTGCTGACTGAAGTGTTGAATGCCGTGACATTCCTCGGCCTGTCGCAGACCTACCAGTATCTGTTCCAGGGCATTCTGATCGTGTCAGCCGCCTTGATCTATGCCTTGACGCGACGCCGGTCTCCAGGTTGAAGGCCCGGCAGAGCGTCATCATACGCGCCTCTGTGAGGAGATCTGGATCTTCTGAAGCTTCGGGATTATGGCTCAAGCTGTCCGGAGTCATTTGTGGCCGAGGAGACAGGATGCCTCCGCCATAGGTGATCCATAGAAACCGTATTGCTTAATGTTGGTTAGCCGCTGCCGCTCCGCAGCACTGATGTCACCCATATTGTGGCCATTGAGGGAGCGGGATTAATTTGACAACTGGCTCTAGAAATAGCCTTCTGCCGGTCGGCAACGCTGCTAGATGCAGGAAAGGATCTTCAAGCTCGTTAGGGATGCGAAGAACCAGAACCTGGTCAAATCCGTGCATCTCGACGTTGGTTGCGATCCGAAGGATCCGGTGGGCGAGACGCGATGGCTGCAGGCGATCGCCGATAGGTGCGGCTTTCCTCATGGAATCGTCGGGTATGCGGATTTCCAGCTGATGTGGCCGACTTTCTGGACGGACACATGCAGTTCAAGAACTTCCGCGGCATGCGGCAATCGATGAATTCTCATGCCGACCCCGCAAAGACCTAACTGGACAGACCCAAGGTCAGCCGCACCCCGGAATGGCGCCGCGGTTTTAAGGAACGGTGAAGTACAACCTCTCCTGCGATCTGCAACTCTATTACTGGCAGATGTAAGAGCCTACGAGCTGGCGTGCGATTTCCCCGACACGCAGATCATCCTTAATCACCGGTATGCAGGTCAATGGTCTGGAGCATTTCGAGTTCTGTCGCAAGAGTATGCAAAAGCCTTTTGAGGCGCCGAACGTGGCCTGCAAGATTTACGGATTTGGTGTGCGGGACTTCACCAGGACGACGGGATCAATCCGTCCCTATGAAGAGCGCCCATCGAGATCTTCGGCGTGGATTGCTGCATGTTTGCGTCGAACTTTCCTCTCGACAAACTCTTCTCCTCGTACAACACCATCTTCAATGCTTTCAAGGAGATTACTTGAAGCTATCTGCTAGAGGATCGCATGAAGCTTTTGCAAAACAATATGGAAAAGTTCTAACGGATCTGAACGCTAAATCAGCGGATGACTATAACCTCCCAAGGTCAATTCGACAGGCGGCAACCGTCTGGGGCTGCCTTTCTCTTTTCAGCCGTTCGAGCAGTGGTATGCCGGAAAGCCTTCGTCTAAGGTTCGCGCATGCGTGATCTCAATCTCAAAGCGACCGAATACTTTGAAGCCGTTGCCCGCTTGAGCAGCGTGACCAAGGCGGCCGAAGAACTTGGCATCTCACCCTCGGCGGTGAGCCAACAGCTTTCCCTCCTTGAGGCGCAACTTGGCGTTAAGCTGTTCCGTCGCGAGAAAGGTCGCCTGGTCCTGACGCTCTACGGCGACCGCCTGTTCCAGACTACTACCCAAGCCTTCAGCGCCATACGCAATGCCCGTTCTGCCGTTTCCTCTCAGCGGGACCGGCGCAATTTCGTCGTTCGCGTCAGCCCCAGTTTCGGGGTGCGCTGGCTGGGGCCCCGAGTCGGCGCATTCGCCGCCGAGAATGAAGACTGGAACATCCGCATTGATGCGACACCCGACTTCACGGCGTTTGAAGTCGACGCCTCAGGCGCTTGATGGCGCCGCAATGGCCGGACTTCATTATTCAGCCTCGTCTTAGTTCCATAATAAAGCTTATCCAACTTTTATGTGTAGCCGCAAAGTTAGAATGTCCTGTTTCTGCAAAGTTAAAGTGTCACACTCCCCGCGTTTGATAGCGCAGAGACAAGCGGATGGGGTTGATAGCGATGAGCGAGCGAGATCTGCAGCGGATCGAGGTTTTATCGAAGGTTATCGGCAGTCGGATGACGATGGTGTCGGCGGCACATGTTCTCGGCCTGAGTGAGCGCCAGGTGCGTCGGCTTCTGCAACGGATGCGGACTGGCGGCGCGGCGTCGATCCGGCACAAGGCGATTGGCCAGACGTCGAACAACCGGCTCGGGAATGTTCTGGCCTATATCAAGGAGCAGCAGGACAAGCCGAAGGTGAAGAGCAACAGCGAGAAGAACGGCTACGTTAAACGTGCTCGCGGGCCGGGCCGGCGGAAGGAATTCATGAGCGATCCGGCCGTGATTGCACGGCGGGAGAAAGCGCTGTTGCGGCAACGGGCTGCCGAGTAAGGCGTCTCAAAGCTAAAGCCGAAGAGGTGCGCCCCACCCGCCCCGATCTGATCTTGCAAGCGGATCTGCCGCCCGGATCGGGGCTGAACGGTGTGCTGTATGGCGAGTAGTCGGACATTTCTACTTTGCAAACCAGCGGACATTTCAACTCATCCGCCACATTATGTGTGGCCGGGGTGGGTTCAAGGATGAAGTGCGACTTGCGAATGATACCAATGGGTTGTCACTCGCAAGGAGAATGCAATGGAACGCACCTACTCCCACATTGACCTCGATGAACGTTGCAAGATTGCTCGCTGGAGAACGGCTGGCCTAAGTGTCGAGGTGATTGCCGAGAAGCTTGGTCGACATCGCTCGACGATCTTTCGAGAGATCAAGCGCAACATGTTCGTCGACAAGGTCGTATCTGATCTCAGTGGCTACTACTGCGTGACCGCGCATAGCATGGCTTGCGAAAGACGCACCAAGCTGCGGAAGTTGGTGCGCTTCTCAAATGTCCGGCAGTCCGTTATCGACCGGATCATGCATGGTTGGTCACCCCAGCAGATCGCTGGCCGGATGCGTCTGGAACAGCACCCGATCTCGGTCAGTCACGAAACGATCTACAAGTTCGCCTACTCGGCCGACGGACACGCAATCAAGCTTTGGCGTCACCTGCCAGAGCATCGCGCTCGACGACGCCCACGACATGCAAGACGCAAGCACGGGCAGAGGTTTAGCCCTGAACTGAACATTCTGCGGCGCCCGGATGCTGTTGCTGATCGCAAGCAGTTTGGTCCCTGGGAATGTGACCTGATCCAGTTCCGGAAGAAGTTTGGGAAAGCCAATGTGACCTCGCTTGTCGAACGAGTCAGCCGGTTCGCAATATTCCTGCGCAACAATGATCGGCAATCTCGGCCCGTTATGGACGGTCTTGTGCAAGCGCTCCAGGCGCTGCCCCACCTCGCCCGCCGCTCGATTACGTTCGACCGCGGCACTGAGTTTACAGACTGGCCTTATCTGCAAGCCAGCATTGGCACGCAGACTTGGTTCTGCGACCCGCAATCGCCTTGGCAGAAAGGCACGGTCGAGAACACCAACAGGCGAGCGCGAAAATGGCTTTCGAGAGAGGTCGATCCCTTATCCGTAAGCGACGCGGATCTTGTCGCGATCTGCAATCAGCTCAATGAGACGCCTCGTAAATGCCTGGGATACAGGACACCGGCAGAAGTCTTCCGCAAGAAGCTGCTCGCACAGCTGAGGCATACCAGTTAGCTTCGCCCTGCCCGCGAGTCGCGCTTCACCATGAACTCACACACGGCATATAGACCTCTCGAAGCTACCGTCGGATTCCCAAAGGCCGATCTACCGCGGCTTCGGTTCGGGTGGCAGCTTGTGCTTTGTGGCGTCCTCAGAGCCTGTAATCACGGTAGGTTTTGCGCTGGCAACACCTGACGCCTTTCGATCCGCTTGCGATTTTGCGAATTGTCCGGCGGCGTCCGCCTCGACCTTATCTTTGTCAGCCATAATGATCTCCGGTTGATTTTCTATCGAACCGTCATGGACTTCCAAAGTTCCTCAAGTATGGTCAGCGGACCTGAAGCGCTCACGCCTGGAGACAACATATTCGCGCCAGACGGTGAAGAGCCCTGCTCCAATCACGATGACCGATCCAAGTACTGTATTCCAGCGGAGGATTTCGCCGAAGATCGTTGAGGCGATGACCGCACCCACGACAAGTTGCCAGTAGGAAATCGGCTGGACCAGTACGGCATCGAGATTGTCGTAGGCCTTGATCAGCGAAAAATGGCCAATGATGCCTGTACAGCAAAGTCCGATCATCAGCGCCCAATCCCAGCCGGTGAACGGTACCCAGTAAAATGGACCGAGGAGATTTGCACCGACAAAGCCAACCAGCGTCAGATACAGAAAGCTCGTTGATGGAGGATCTTCCCTGCTGACCAGCCTGGTGAAGAGACCATAGATTGCACCAAAAATGGCACATAATAGCGGCAAGGCGATGTAGACGTTGAACTCACCGCCACTTGGCCAGAGCATGAGGAGAACACCGACGAGACCGATCAGAATGGCGGTCCAACGGCGCCACCCTACCCGCTCCCCAAGGATCGGCATTGATAGCAGCGCCACGAATATGGGGCCGGCAGCGAATATGGCCTGTGATTGTGCAAGTCCTACTTTGGTGAATGCGACGATCGAGAGAAGGATCTGAAGGAAAAGCAGAAGCCCCCGACAGACCTGAAGCACTGGATAGCTGGTTCGGACAGCGCGACGCAGCCCACCCTCCGATTGCATCGCAATGACAATCGCAAAGGCAACGAACGCCCAGTAGCGTACCATTGCGACCTGAATTGGTGAATGGGTCAGCCCAAGATGCTTCGATAGACCGTCCTGAATGGCAAAAACGGAAAACGCAAGAAAGGTAAAGCTATAGCCGAGTGGCGGAGATTTCATGATCGGAATGCGGAGGTTGGCAAGCGGAAGGCTGGCAAAACCAGTCGGCGAACCTTACCCTCGCATCTGGCAACCGTGCGCGCAACGATAATATATCAGAAAGCGCGAACTTTCAGGCGGCACGGCACAGCAAGCCTGAACGAAATCAGGCCGCCCTCTTCCGAGGACGGCCTCTCCTTGGGAGGAAGAGCAATCATGCTTCCTTGAAAACGTCCTCGCGGTTCTTCTGCATTGAAGGGCTGACCGCTATGACAAGCGCAATCACACCGATGGCCAGCAACAGAGCCGACAATGGCGACTGTACGAAGGTAAGCGGATTCCCATCCGAAATGATCAGAGCCTGGCGCAGCTTTTCTTCGAGAA from the Rhizobium rhizoryzae genome contains:
- a CDS encoding LysR family transcriptional regulator, whose protein sequence is MRDLNLKATEYFEAVARLSSVTKAAEELGISPSAVSQQLSLLEAQLGVKLFRREKGRLVLTLYGDRLFQTTTQAFSAIRNARSAVSSQRDRRNFVVRVSPSFGVRWLGPRVGAFAAENEDWNIRIDATPDFTAFEVDASGA
- a CDS encoding IS30 family transposase, which produces MERTYSHIDLDERCKIARWRTAGLSVEVIAEKLGRHRSTIFREIKRNMFVDKVVSDLSGYYCVTAHSMACERRTKLRKLVRFSNVRQSVIDRIMHGWSPQQIAGRMRLEQHPISVSHETIYKFAYSADGHAIKLWRHLPEHRARRRPRHARRKHGQRFSPELNILRRPDAVADRKQFGPWECDLIQFRKKFGKANVTSLVERVSRFAIFLRNNDRQSRPVMDGLVQALQALPHLARRSITFDRGTEFTDWPYLQASIGTQTWFCDPQSPWQKGTVENTNRRARKWLSREVDPLSVSDADLVAICNQLNETPRKCLGYRTPAEVFRKKLLAQLRHTS
- a CDS encoding DMT family transporter, encoding MKSPPLGYSFTFLAFSVFAIQDGLSKHLGLTHSPIQVAMVRYWAFVAFAIVIAMQSEGGLRRAVRTSYPVLQVCRGLLLFLQILLSIVAFTKVGLAQSQAIFAAGPIFVALLSMPILGERVGWRRWTAILIGLVGVLLMLWPSGGEFNVYIALPLLCAIFGAIYGLFTRLVSREDPPSTSFLYLTLVGFVGANLLGPFYWVPFTGWDWALMIGLCCTGIIGHFSLIKAYDNLDAVLVQPISYWQLVVGAVIASTIFGEILRWNTVLGSVIVIGAGLFTVWREYVVSRRERFRSADHT